Below is a genomic region from Leishmania mexicana MHOM/GT/2001/U1103 complete genome, chromosome 20.
TGGTGATTTTATTTTGTCGTCACTCTGCGTTTTTGAACGCGATTTTGTCGGTGGTGCGACggcttgttttttttttggcgtCTCGtgtcctctctctttctctttcctCCCCTCATCTCACGTGACGAGCGGGCCTTCTGCCTTCAGGATAACGCAACGGTGCATGAGTTGCTGTGTTCACTACTTGAgggctgtgtgtgtatgtggaaGGGGCAGATGTGTTTTTGTCTCGAGAACGTTTTTTTATCCTGCCCACTTCCGGTCGCTTGTGCCATAGAAACCGTCGGCAAAACACGCTCGGTAGAAAGAAGGCAAGACAGGCCATCGAAAAAAAGTCAGCGAAGAGCGCCGCGCAGACAAAAGTGCCACAGGAATACATCCAAGGAAATAGGACACCAAGGAGGCTGTTACTCTGTTGATTTGTGCAGAGCAGAACCCCGCTTCTCTCCCGTCTGTGCTTGTAACGTTGCAGCACACGTGGCGCTGCAAGAGCCGCGCAAAAATGCGTATCCAAGTCGCCCACGGCGACACACTTACCTCTCaagcggacgaggacggaAGGGGAAAGCGGCGTTTACCGGACTGTGGAGAAGCCTATATTGGCGGGGGAGGCGAATCTGCTGCATGGATGAACTCGGTCTCAgactgcgccgccttctctttTTCAACGATGTAgacgacaaaaaaaacgctCTGCGGAAAAAATGCGGAAGAGGGTGGAgttttctcttttttctttttgccaTTTGCTGTTTGCGGTGcttgtgtctctgtgtgtggtgtcGTGGTGTCTTCCTGTTGGAAGCAGCGATCCAGTCACaaagcgaaggaggagggggggcgtTGGAGCGTTCGCTCTCGCCTCACTTCAGGTGTTGCGAGTAACTTCTCCAATCGCACCTGAAGCAAAATAAAATGCGCGTTGCACGGTTTACCTAGCCATtgggaaaaaaaacggtgCCAGTGGGGTGCAGTTGACgtgctgcccccccccccggagACATAGGCATGTCAGCAAGATCGCAGGCTAGGAGAAGTTTTGACAGTCGACCTCCTCGAGGTGACGCCATTGGCTTTACGTGCTGGGAGAGTCTGGAGGGAAGAAGGACGGGAGGAAGGGATGCGGTCTCCAAGTGGTGGACGTTGTCGCTGCGACGTATGCTGCACCACTCGCCAGTGTCCGGCGTCCGCCGTCGCTTGCCCATGTCCGGGCGATGAGTGCGTGAACGCGTGTTgcacacctccgccgccctGCGTCTCGACGGATGCCAACGGTTGGTCTTTGCCCTTTTTTAAATCCTCGCGCTCTTTACCGCCTCTTTTCGCGTTCCCTTTTCTGCTCTTTATCTTTCCCACCTCCCCTgcaattttttttttcgctcctCTCAATTCCCACCCCTGCCTCACTTCATTGTCTTCCCATTTGACTACCATGTTTTGCATGgactttttcttttttttcgtccgACTTGCTcgtgcggtgtgcgcgtgagaCATGCGACTCTGACTGCCTTGTACTCGGTGCACCCCTGCGTGTTCTCGAACACCCTCTTAGTTGCTGTCTGCCGTCTCTTGCATGCACAGACAAGGAAAAACGAGGGAAAAACAAAGAGTAACGGGGGCGTCGGGGACAACGGCGTGGCGCGATCGATCTCGTCGTTCCGCCGCGCATCTGCGTGTCTTCGTGCTTTGCGCACAGCAAAGAAGGCTACACGAGCAGAAAAACGTGAAAGCATACAGAGAGACGAAGGCACTCTAGTACGCCACCGCGCAGACACCTTCACCCCCTTCCTGAACATCCGCCACACGAGCAGGAAGAACATCAACAAGGTAGAGCTGCTCTCCATTTTCACatttcttttgtgtgtgtgtgtccgtgtgcgttCCGGCGGAAGACCTCTGATCTGTTTCTTGTGCGAAGTTTCGCAGGTGCGTATGTGTCTTTCTCTTCGCTTGAGCCCAACCTTacctggccgccgccgcccctctctttctACCTGTCTTCTGCTTTTTagtggaagggggggggacggtgCTTACGTCAGCATGTGGAGTGCTTCACTCCACCATTCCTCTCCCTTGACCGAAAAGaggaacaaaaaaaacaacaacgaaacgAAAGGCCCACGCCTGCCTGTATTCATTGATACATTCTTTGGGTCTCCGTTTTCTTGTCCATGCCTATTGTTGGCCGTACCTGTGGCCCTCGTGAGTCTGTCTTCAGAGTGCGGTCGCTCACTTTTGCTCTTTCTCTTACCATCGGAGCACTTTATGTttgctctctttttcttgtcTTGTTCTCTTCATCTATACGTTTCTTCTCATGCCAGCAGACGCCTGCTGACACGCGCGCAGGTTTGCACACCCGGAcacccccctcacacacacacacacacacacacacaagccctTCCGAGGCCTGTTCGAGCTTGGATACTGCCGGTGCAGCTCCCTCGCTTGCACCTCTGATGGTCATCACCTCTCTGGCCTTTGTCTACCTCACGTACAGCTAATACCATGGAAAAGGGGTGCCTAGAGTCCCCGAGCAGTGCGAACGGCAGTTTCTCCGTGGCGAATCACGGATTGGGAAACCCTTCTGATACACGAAGCAAGCCAAACTCAAACGCGACGGTCGCCGActccgtctgtgtgtggcgccAGCATACGTACCTCGATGTTGACCAGGCCAGTTTTTGCAACGACACCACTTCGGTGCTTTGGGTGCCCAATGCAGGCGGCCCGACGAGCAGCCTACGCTCTACCGACGAGGCGTCCTCCACgaagggcggtggcggatcCGCTGTGCCGTCGCTTCAGACTCGCATCCCTGCGATCGCGCGGGACCGCTACGTACGGTCAAGCAAGgtcggcgatgccgcgccgGTGATTGTGCGAGGGCACAAGTGCGTCTTCAACAACCGCACGAGGCGCTGGTTGACTTACCCCATCACAGTTAGCGTGCTGCACTACAACCGCGGCATCCATCAGGATAAGTATTTTGCCACCTTCGCCGTAGAGTTGCTGGACCTGGTGAAGCCGGCGATACCGATGCTCGCCAAGGTATTCCGCCACAACATCGATCTCATCTCGGAGACCGACTACTACAGCCTTGGGCAGGCACAGGCGTTGTGCGAGGAGTTCGCACGCGACTACACGCTGACGGACGCCCGCTCCCACTACGTGAAGTTCCACCTACCGCTTCTCACCCATCGTGTCGTGGTTCGCCTCGACCTGGACTCCGTTCTCGACCCGGCAGTTCGCACCGCGCGTAAGGGCTTCTTCTCGTACCGCACCCAGGACACACGGCAGCTAATGTTCTTGATGGAGCCAAACACCGTCGCGTGCGAGGCTCTCGGCATCTCCTTTGCATCTCGTGAGGTGGACGAGACCATGTGCTACAGTCGCGGCGACACAATGTGGCCGCGTGATATCTACCGCGACATCGCAGACGGCTTCTCGCACTTCACCTACGTCAGGAGTCGCGCGTGCATGGTGGCACACGGGTTCGTGCGCAGCGACGGATATCTGCTAGATCCTCTGTTTCACACGACTGACAGTGAGCGGTTCCCCATGGGCgatggagggaggagcgCTATGGAGGACTGGGCCAAGCGGCATCGGTGCGGTGACACCTGCCGCGCCCTCGGCATCTCCAACAACGACGGTGAGTGCATCAAAAACTCTGCCGCCTGTGCCAACCCACTCGACGCGGAGGAGAACCACTATACCGATTACCTGCGGAGCGTTCGTCAAATGCGAGTGATGGTGCACATGGACGCGGCGCAGTTCTTGAACGACAAGAAGGATTCTGCCGTTGACACCGTCTCGGAGAGCTCTGATTTTACGCCTACAATGGCCGCCCTTCAGCCGGCGCCAGTTTCGTCTGTCCCACTCAAGGTGACCTGCGATGCCGTGAAGTACGTCTTCCTGCCTACTCACGCCAAGTGGATGGAGGTCCCGATGCGACTTTCCGTATCCGCGTCAGCGTTGCCGGATACCGTGACCGACAGGTATGCCTTCTTCgccatcgaggaggagcgtgagGGCGGGCGGCCGGTGCCGATGCGTGCGCGCTTCATTCTGCGGCCCGGCGCGCGTGATGCGGACTACCACCACGTCGGCGACGCCTactgtgtgtgcgtgaccCTGGGACAGGTCTTCCGCGAGTACCGCGCGAACAACGTGCTGGACCGAGACCTCGATTTCTGTGCTGCCTACacggtgcgtgtgccacAGGCCAACATCCCGGACTGCATCAAGGCAGCCGTGCCCGACTCCGACTTCTTTGctcgcaccaccgcagaCTCCGGCGATGTGATGTTCGTAGCTGAGCCGGAGTTTCAGCCCTTCTCTCCGCAATGCTCACCGAATGCCGACGGCGTGACGAAGGACGCCGAAGGCTTCGACGACCTCGTGCTGCGCCACGTTGTCGACGCCTTTTCGCACTTCACGTTGCACAAGTCGGGCAATCATTTGTTAGTGTGCCACTTCAAGTGTAAGGACGGTCTCCTCATGCACCCAAATGTCAACACTTCCAGCGGTTGCGGGTTCGAGACGCTCAACGACGGCCAGGCTGGCATCGACGCCTGGGCGCGGACGCACAAGTGCAACGACTTGTGCAAACTTCTGGGGatggagccgctgccgcggcagttGAAGCTATACAACATTTCTTCGTCTCCGTTGATGCGGTTCATCAGTCATGTTCAGGAGCACCAGGTGAGTTCCGACAAGATGCTCGAGTTTGCGTCACCATCGCGCAGGATATCGGACGTAATGCTGCCAGGGGCGTCTGACACGGTTGTCAGTCAGTCGGAGACGGCGTGTGCGAGCACTTCGGCCACTGCATCGACAGcggctgtcgccgtcgcctcctttGTGCGACCAATCCCACCGAGCTCGCAGGAAGCCGTGCTCCGCCCGTGGGTGAAGCGGAGCTGGAAGCACAGTGCTGCATGCGCGAAGGAGAGTgcagggcagcgccgcacactGACGCAGCGGGAGCTGTTGCGCCTCCAGTCGAAGGGAATCGCTACAACGTACATCATTCCCGCTACGCGCTACGACCTTAACATCGGCGACTTGACGTGGACGCCCAAGCGCGTCTTTGTGCGCATCGTTAACCCGGAGCGTGGCATCGGTCAGGGtggcatgcgtgtgtgctttgAGATCACAAACGTGGACCCGGAGGCCTGCGAGGAATCCGTGATGGTGGCAAAGATGTACCGCCGCACAATCAAGAATGTGGTGGAAAAGGACTACTTTACGAGTGTGACGGTGCAGAAGCTGTCGTCGCTCTTCGCGAAGGACTTCAACACAGAGAGGAACGAGGATTGTCCTTTGCGCCTGAATGTGCTGGATGGCGCCGTCATCGCCTTGGACCGTGCAGACTTGTCGCCGGAACTGCTCGCCAAGCGCACGGGCTTCTTCTCCTATCGCACCGAGGACACGGAGCGGGTGATGTTCTGCGTCGAGGAGAAGCTGCTTGGTCGTTTTACCAAGTACAACGGTAACATGGGCGAAGCCTACCCCACGAATGAATGCCGTCTCAGTCCGCATGCCGCCCGCGAGCGCACCATGGTCTtcgaggcggtggaggcgctctCGCACTATTCCCTGGAGAGGAGTGAGGGTGGCTTGCTCGTCTGCGACATGCAGGGCGTGAGGAACAATTTGACGGACCTGGAGATGCACTCCTACGATGGCCAGGGCCTGGACATGGGCAACTTTGGCGCCCGCGGCATCCAAAAGttcgcgctgcgccaccgctgcaccggcgtaTGCAAGAGTCTCAACCTCCACAGCTTGCGCGACAGGCACTTCACCGTGACAGATGATGTGAAGACGAAGAACCGATTTGTTGCCCTTTTCGAGCGCATCAAGGTGATTGGCAGCATGGAGGAGTAAGCAGCgggaaagcgagagagggacatGCGAAGGAACCCAGACGCAGTGTAaccgcacgcgtgcacggtGAACAATGGGTTCGTTGCTGCTCCTATCGTGCCTTTGCTCAGTGCGAGCCCTGCCCTGTACCTGGATCTCTTTCCGCGCCTCGCTCAACCCCTCTCTGCCGTCTTTCCCGGCCCCAGCTcagaagaaggcgcagaTTCTGAGGAAGAGCGACGTCTTCGTTCGGACTCCGTTGGCGTTGTTATTCTCAGCGACTTGTACCGCGCCCTGGGGAGACAGCGCCCGGGGGTGAGTAGGTGCCGGTGTTTGCCCGCGTCGGAGTGTGAGTTGGCAACCACATTCCTCATGGAGGGGCCTCAGATGCGGCGGTGAAGGTGGTGGACACATTTTCAAACCACCTGCTCAGTCACCTGATAGAGGAAGACTGCCGCGCACATGtgcccttcccccctcttcaTACATACAACGACGAAGATAACAGGTCTTCTCTGCACGGCCGACGGGCTCCCGTGCTCTCAATACACGTTCTCtgtctttttcttctttcgcGTCTCTCGTGTGCATTAACGCGGTGTGCCGCAGAACTATTTCTGGTTGACCGCGAACCAAGCCAGAAAGGGGGTACAACGGAGGGGTTGGTGGgggcagaaaaaaaatgggAAGAAGCGgtatacacacgcacacagggtGCCAGGTGAGTACAGgaatgaaaaaaaagaaagcaaggTCCGTCGATTGGCGAAtccggctgctgcaccatctcccctctctcttcccctcacTGCTCTGCGCTCGACTGGACACTCTTTAAACGCGTGTTTTGGTCCTTGGTTAAAGTTCAATTTCTTTTGTTTCCTGTGTCTGGTTAgccttttgttttcctcgctttcttttttgttttgcgtACATTCATTATGCCTCTGCTCGCTCTCTGTACAATGGATGGCGgagcatgtgcgtgtgtgtctctctctgtgcttttttttcaaTTCACTGCTCGTGCAACTCGcttgttgctgtttttttttgttttcagTCGACTGCAGGATGAGCGCTCTAATTCCAGCCTCCCATTCTTTCCATTCTTCCCTTTGTCTCCCTTGCCGAATTTCCGTTTTCTAAAGTTTACCGTGCCAGTGGCGTTGTTCGTTCGGCGTGACATGCACCAAGATAACACCGTAAATGTGTCTGTGCATATGTGCGTAGGAGTTGTGTTGGAGCAACGTGTGACAGCTGCACaggcgtttttttttgtaaTTCGTATTTTGGGGTTTCCCCACTCTGCAGCTCATTCTTTCCTCACTGTTTAGTCGTTTCCTTCCTTGTGATTTTACCGTCATTTGTCCGTGCGGCTGGTTTCGGCCACCCTCTTCGTGCTTTTACACCTGCGTGTTTGCTggccaccgccctcctccttttctcACAGCTTCTTCCGTTCATGGAGTATCTTCTTATTTTTTTTTAGCGTTGTGCGGTGACCTTTGCTAGGAGCgaacaaacacacacacacaaaaggcCTCGAGTGGTTtggattttttttttgcgcgaCGATGTTCGCTTTCATCGTTGGCCTTTCCGTTTTTCCCCCCTTTTTATCGGCTTTACGTGGAGTCTTTTGTCTCTTTCCTGTGTCCATCTTTGTGTCTGTTTtttgtcgttgttgttgttagggcggcgccgcctcacggTCTGCTTGTCTTGCGTTTCCTGGCACGTCGACCAGGACGGCACAACAGGTGCCAGTATATTCACGCCTACGCGTCTATGTGTGGACCCACGCACTGGTTCACAACTGTGCACTGAGGCTACGGAGCACGCGAGCCTGCCCTTGTGCTGTCTTTTCACTTTGTTATTGTCTGTTCGTATTCTTTTCCATGCTGTATGAAGCCCTGTTCGTCTGGGGCACGTATCGCCGAAACATGGTGGTGGACAACTTTTTCCATTGCCCTATTCTCCCTTTGCTCTTCAGTCCATGCACTCGTGCCTTGAGCCCCGTCTATGTGCACGGATAACGATGATGTAGATGCCGCTGTCGAGAGCAGTGTACAGCTGTGCCCCTTCGCCCTTCACCGGTCTCTCTTGGTGAGGAGCACATTCAGAATAATATGGCTTTTTTTGTCGCGTTTCCAAACCGGATggtctccccccttcccctcctgGTACCCCGTAGATTTTTGGGTGCTCCACTTcgcgccccaccccccccccttcttcgCCATTGTGCCTTGTTGCTCTCTGGATGTCTTGTTGCCTACTTGTATGTTCTCGTGCTCTGTTTCATGTGTTTGTATTGGCCGCTGATTtttttcccctccctcactcttATCGTCCTTGTCAGCTGCCAGTTGTTGTGTTCTCTCCGCTCAAGGCGTTTCTTTTTGCGCTTTTATGTTATTATGATTTCTCTGTGGGCATCCcctatgcgtgtgcgtttgtGTGGCAGACAGTCGATCCGCGGACTCCCTGTGCCACTTTGCCCATATTCCCACGCAAAGAAGACGACAGAAGGGGGCTGGAAACAACAGGCAACGCGCCGCTGAAAGCATCGCTACGGCATTGAGGTCACCAGCACAGTGGCCAATTTTCATGTGCACATGTACGTGGTGCcgttctctcctcttccgcaCCACGTGCCGCCGCGATTATTCGACGTTTTGCCATTGCTGAGCGGGGCGttcgttttttcttttgttactattcttttttgtttcacACTAATGACTCTTATTCTGCTTCTTTGTTTTTGGTTTCAGGGCCCTTACGGCGAAGGAcacctcagtgcgtggtgtATCACACAGCCCTGCGCCTCCGTCTTTGTGGGAAGGATGCCCGGCAagccctcccctcaccctctgCTCCCTCGGCCCCCCTGCCAATTGCCGGACCACTTGTGATTGTGACAGGGTGAGGTACCCTACGCCGtggggaggcgagagcgacGCATTGCTACTGATGCCGCCGGTGAGGTTCTGGACGGCGTTGTGTCGGAGCGACCCGCGACagtgagcacgcttgtgccatccatatgATAGGCAAAGTGTGAGCGTGGCTCGAACGTGTATCCGACGCGGACCTCGCCCTGCGCACTGGTGTGGTGAGTCTGAGTCACGCCAAAGGGGGTGCAGCAGGGGTGGCGACCGTCGCGATGGagggcggctgcgaggcgggtgggTCGAGTGTGAGGCCGGGGCTGTGCTGTGAGatggctgagtcggcgcaccgctgtaacgtgtgtgtgccgagggtgggaggaggaggaggggggggtgggaAGTGCTTTGCAGCGCGCGGATGGACGTGCGATTTTCCGCGAAGTGGTGGTAGAGCAGCGTTTGAGCTCATGGTC
It encodes:
- a CDS encoding related to elongation factor-2 kinase efk-1b isoform-like protein, with amino-acid sequence MEPNTVACEALGISFASREVDETMCYSRGDTMWPRDIYRDIADGFSHFTYVRSRACMVAHGFVRSDGYLLDPLFHTTDSERFPMGDGGRSAMEDWAKRHRCGDTCRALGISNNDGECIKNSAACANPLDAEENHYTDYLRSVRQMRVMVHMDAAQFLNDKKDSAVDTVSESSDFTPTMAALQPAPVSSVPLKVTCDAVKYVFLPTHAKWMEVPMRLSVSASALPDTVTDRYAFFAIEEEREGGRPVPMRARFILRPGARDADYHHVGDAYCVCVTLGQVFREYRANNVLDRDLDFCAAYTVRVPQANIPDCIKAAVPDSDFFARTTADSGDVMFVAEPEFQPFSPQCSPNADGVTKDAEGFDDLVLRHVVDAFSHFTLHKSGNHLLVCHFKCKDGLLMHPNVNTSSGCGFETLNDGQAGIDAWARTHKCNDLCKLLGMEPLPRQLKLYNISSSPLMRFISHVQEHQVSSDKMLEFASPSRRISDVMLPGASDTVVSQSETACASTSATASTAAVAVASFVRPIPPSSQEAVLRPWVKRSWKHSAACAKESAGQRRTLTQRELLRLQSKGIATTYIIPATRYDLNIGDLTWTPKRVFVRIVNPERGIGQGGMRVCFEITNVDPEACEESVMVAKMYRRTIKNVVEKDYFTSVTVQKLSSLFAKDFNTERNEDCPLRLNVLDGAVIALDRADLSPELLAKRTGFFSYRTEDTERVMFCVEEKLLGRFTKYNGNMGEAYPTNECRLSPHAARERTMVFEAVEALSHYSLERSEGGLLVCDMQGVRNNLTDLEMHSYDGQGLDMGNFGARGIQKFALRHRCTGVCKSLNLHSLRDRHFTVTDDVKTKNRFVALFERIKVIGSMEE